One Paucidesulfovibrio longus DSM 6739 genomic window carries:
- a CDS encoding sodium-dependent transporter — protein sequence MSKRETWSSRTGFILAAVGSAIGLGNIWRFPYMVYENGGGAFLIPYFVAMLAAGIPFIILEFGLGHRFRGSAPKIFASISRRMEWLGWWQVLVAAVISTYYVVVISWAVNYFLLSFSLGWGDAPKDFFFGNFLGLTDSPLTMGGVNLPVFWGVVGAWLVTYVAVFTGVRGGVERANKIFMPVLFVLVLVFIARGLMLPGAGEGLEWLFRPDFSALLDYSVWADAFGQIFYSLSIGFAIMLAYSSYLPSRSDIANNGCMTVFINCGFSMLAGLMIFSVLGYMAHQQGVPVSEVAGSGVGLAFVTLPTAVNLMPMPVFFGALFFLALVVAGLSSQISIAEAVVSAVMDKLDLSRRVAATLFCLGGLLVSMAFTTGGGLYLLDIVDHFINNYGVLLGGLVEIVFIAWFCDLDSLRKHINNLSEFSVGGLWTLCLRLIVPLMLGAICVSNFVGDLSVNYEGYATKAIVLFGWLVLAACALLAVILPLGKGAFGVGAARNANFMRRR from the coding sequence ATGAGCAAACGTGAGACCTGGAGTTCCCGCACCGGCTTCATCCTGGCTGCTGTCGGGTCCGCCATCGGGCTGGGAAACATCTGGCGCTTTCCCTACATGGTGTATGAGAACGGCGGGGGAGCCTTCCTGATACCCTACTTTGTGGCCATGCTGGCTGCGGGCATCCCCTTCATCATCCTGGAGTTCGGCCTGGGGCACCGCTTTCGCGGTTCCGCGCCCAAGATCTTCGCCTCCATATCCCGCCGCATGGAATGGCTAGGCTGGTGGCAGGTGCTTGTGGCCGCTGTCATCTCCACGTATTACGTCGTGGTCATTTCCTGGGCCGTCAACTACTTCCTGCTTTCCTTCAGCCTCGGCTGGGGCGATGCGCCCAAGGACTTTTTCTTCGGCAATTTCCTCGGATTGACGGACTCGCCCTTGACCATGGGCGGGGTGAACCTGCCGGTGTTCTGGGGGGTTGTCGGAGCCTGGCTGGTGACCTACGTGGCCGTGTTCACGGGAGTGCGCGGCGGGGTGGAGCGGGCCAACAAGATCTTCATGCCGGTGCTCTTCGTGCTCGTGCTGGTCTTCATCGCGCGCGGGCTGATGCTGCCCGGAGCGGGCGAGGGGCTGGAATGGCTCTTCCGTCCGGATTTTTCGGCGCTGTTGGATTATTCTGTCTGGGCCGACGCCTTCGGACAGATCTTCTACAGCCTGTCCATCGGCTTCGCCATCATGCTGGCCTATTCCAGCTATCTGCCTTCGCGTTCGGACATCGCCAACAACGGCTGCATGACCGTGTTCATCAACTGCGGCTTCTCCATGCTTGCCGGTCTGATGATCTTCAGCGTGCTCGGCTACATGGCCCACCAGCAGGGCGTTCCCGTGAGCGAAGTGGCCGGCTCCGGCGTGGGCCTCGCTTTCGTGACGCTGCCCACGGCCGTGAACCTGATGCCCATGCCCGTGTTCTTCGGCGCGCTGTTCTTTCTGGCGCTGGTCGTGGCCGGGCTTTCGTCCCAGATCTCCATTGCCGAGGCCGTGGTCTCGGCGGTCATGGACAAGCTCGACCTTTCCCGCCGTGTCGCGGCCACGCTCTTCTGCCTTGGGGGACTCCTGGTCAGCATGGCCTTCACCACGGGCGGCGGTCTCTACCTGCTCGACATCGTGGACCACTTCATCAACAACTACGGCGTGCTGCTGGGCGGTCTCGTGGAAATCGTGTTCATCGCCTGGTTTTGCGACCTGGACAGCCTGCGCAAGCACATCAACAATCTCTCGGAGTTTTCCGTGGGCGGTCTTTGGACCCTCTGCCTGCGGTTGATCGTGCCGCTGATGCTCGGCGCCATTTGCGTGAGCAACTTCGTGGGCGACCTGAGCGTGAACTACGAGGGCTACGCGACCAAGGCCATCGTGCTTTTCGGTTGGCTGGTGCTGGCGGCCTGCGCCCTGCTCGCGGTGATTCTGCCGCTGGGCAAGGGCGCTTTCGGTGTGGGAGCCGCCCGGAACGCGAACTTCATGCGGAGGAGGTAG
- a CDS encoding sensor domain-containing diguanylate cyclase, which translates to MKRVSSRLLLLVLLHLLLVLVDGAYFYHQMTSTRDDAQIINYAGVLRGSMQRLAKLAALGQSDERLVRNVDELMGEFERADEGYAIGMESDRFKARIDAVRTAWDDLRLTVQRYGSHPGPETRRDLLLASEVAWDKADQAVFTAQAIAEQKWSRNMFGMGLLVLNLPLLAAIFWIVRSIVRGRLEYGAAHDELTGAYNRFIFNDMIKALLNEANRYGRPFSYLVLDLDHFKRINDNYGHGEGDSVLRKVVQAVNDVLRGSDMLFRIGGEEFIVLLPEAELAQAAVVAEKIRALVERTKMDCGEIVTVSLGVTEFRSGDGPESLFNRADKLLFLAKKEGRNRFRQG; encoded by the coding sequence ATGAAGAGAGTCTCCTCGCGACTGCTGCTGCTGGTGCTGCTCCATTTGCTGCTCGTTCTCGTGGACGGGGCGTACTTTTATCATCAGATGACCTCAACCAGAGATGATGCGCAGATCATCAATTATGCCGGAGTGCTGCGCGGGTCCATGCAGCGACTGGCAAAACTGGCGGCGCTGGGGCAGTCGGACGAAAGACTGGTGCGGAACGTCGATGAACTTATGGGCGAATTCGAGCGTGCCGACGAAGGCTATGCCATCGGCATGGAATCCGATCGCTTCAAGGCCAGAATCGACGCCGTGCGGACCGCTTGGGACGACTTGCGTCTGACCGTGCAGAGGTACGGCAGCCATCCGGGACCGGAAACCCGCAGGGACTTGCTCCTGGCCAGCGAGGTCGCCTGGGACAAGGCCGACCAGGCCGTGTTCACGGCCCAGGCAATCGCCGAGCAGAAATGGAGCCGCAACATGTTCGGAATGGGCCTGCTGGTGCTCAATCTTCCCCTGCTGGCGGCCATCTTCTGGATCGTGCGCAGCATCGTGCGCGGCAGGCTGGAATACGGCGCTGCGCATGATGAGCTGACCGGCGCCTACAATCGTTTCATCTTCAACGACATGATCAAGGCGCTTCTGAACGAGGCGAACCGGTACGGCCGTCCGTTTTCCTACCTGGTTTTGGATCTGGACCACTTCAAGCGCATCAACGACAACTACGGGCACGGCGAGGGCGACAGCGTGCTCCGCAAGGTGGTGCAGGCCGTGAACGACGTCCTCAGGGGCAGCGATATGCTTTTTCGCATCGGCGGAGAGGAGTTCATTGTGCTCCTGCCGGAAGCCGAATTGGCACAGGCCGCCGTCGTTGCCGAGAAGATCCGCGCCCTGGTGGAACGCACGAAAATGGACTGCGGGGAGATCGTGACGGTGAGTCTCGGCGTTACGGAATTTCGTTCGGGCGACGGACCTGAGAGTCTCTTCAACCGTGCGGACAAGCTCCTGTTTTTAGCCAAGAAGGAAGGGCGCAACCGTTTTCGCCAGGGCTGA
- a CDS encoding DUF4197 domain-containing protein yields the protein MNKKGLRGAALLLLSALLLLPASSGAISLEGVLDTANKALSPADSGSGTSSLTNSDIVAGLKEALNKAVDESVAFLGKPGGFLDNPEVRIPLPGSLSKAQQIAEAAGKGELATAFVESMNNAAEKAVPETVDVFTKAIKAMSIEDAKGILEGPDDAATSYFKRTSTTDLTERIRPLVSSAMETVGVTQRYKELTSGVSSIGAMMGKDWFDLDGYVTEKTVAGLFKVMAEEEAKIRENPAARTTDLLKKVFGAVN from the coding sequence ATGAACAAGAAAGGATTACGCGGCGCGGCGCTGTTGCTGCTTTCCGCATTGCTGCTGTTGCCCGCTTCGTCGGGAGCCATTTCGCTGGAAGGCGTGCTCGACACCGCGAACAAGGCGCTCTCCCCCGCCGATTCCGGCAGCGGAACTTCTTCGCTTACGAACTCGGACATCGTGGCGGGTCTCAAGGAGGCCCTGAACAAGGCCGTGGACGAATCCGTGGCCTTCCTCGGCAAGCCGGGCGGCTTCCTGGACAACCCGGAAGTGCGCATCCCCTTGCCCGGCTCCCTGAGCAAGGCGCAACAGATCGCCGAGGCCGCAGGCAAAGGCGAACTCGCCACCGCCTTTGTCGAATCCATGAACAACGCGGCGGAAAAGGCGGTGCCCGAAACCGTGGACGTGTTCACCAAAGCCATCAAGGCCATGAGCATCGAAGACGCCAAGGGGATTCTCGAAGGGCCGGACGACGCCGCCACCAGCTATTTCAAGCGCACGAGCACGACGGACCTTACCGAACGCATCCGCCCGCTGGTTTCCTCGGCCATGGAAACCGTGGGCGTCACCCAGCGCTACAAGGAGCTGACCTCGGGCGTGTCCTCCATCGGCGCCATGATGGGCAAGGACTGGTTCGACCTGGACGGCTACGTCACGGAAAAGACCGTGGCCGGGCTCTTCAAGGTCATGGCCGAGGAAGAGGCCAAAATCCGCGAGAATCCCGCAGCACGGACAACGGATCTGCTCAAGAAGGTCTTCGGAGCTGTGAACTAG
- a CDS encoding MetS family NSS transporter small subunit: protein MSFGAIAMMIFGLGVTWGGAVLCLRRAMRGARK, encoded by the coding sequence ATGTCTTTCGGAGCCATCGCCATGATGATCTTCGGGCTCGGCGTGACCTGGGGCGGAGCCGTGCTCTGCCTGCGGCGGGCCATGCGCGGCGCGCGAAAGTAG